One stretch of Eretmochelys imbricata isolate rEreImb1 chromosome 1, rEreImb1.hap1, whole genome shotgun sequence DNA includes these proteins:
- the LOC144259691 gene encoding olfactory receptor 51G2-like yields MSAVNDTKFQFTIFLLTGIPGKEDVYLWISIPFCLMYVISIVGNSVILFIIKTDPSLHEPMYIFLSMLSITDLGLSISTIPTILGMFLFNSREISLDACFAQLFFIHLLQCMESSFLLLMAFDRFIAICNPLRYASILTPWRLSKMGLLCVLRGVVVVLPLPFLLKRFQYCRTNILSHSYCVHQEVMNLACSDITVNNVYGLSTLVLTTALDSLLIFLSYVMIFKTVLNVVSHAECLRALNTCVSHLCAVLLFYIPEIGLSVIHRFGNSSSHLLQFVLGYFYLLVPPLMNPIVYSVKSKQLRARIIRVFINWRAFAPSFPPQGFMLCSSSYP; encoded by the exons ATGTCAGCTGTCAATGATACCAAATTCCAATTTACAATTTTCCTTCTCACCGGAATACCTGGAAAGGAAGATGTCTATCTCtggatctctatccccttctgcttAATGTATGTTATTTCAATAgtaggaaattcagtcattctgttcattataaaaacagatccaagcctccatgagcccatgtatattttcctttccatgttgtCCATCACAGACCTTGGCTTATCAATATCTACCATACCGACGATACTGGGCATGTTCTTGTTCAACTCGAGGGAGATCAGCCTTGATGCCTGTTTtgcccagctgttcttcatccacttGCTTCAATGTATGGAATCTTCCTTCCTCTTGTTGATGGCCTTTGACCGCTTCAttgcaatctgtaacccactgagatATGCCTCCATCTTAACTCCATGGAGGTTATCCAAAATGGGACTGCTGTGTGTGCTAAGAGGTGTAGTCGTAGTATTACCACTCCCTTTTCTGCTGAAACGGTTCCAATACTGTCGAACTAATATTCTCTCCCATTCCTACTGCGTACATCAGGAAGTCATGAACCTGGCTTGTTCGGATATCACAGTCAACAATGTCTATGGCTTGTCAACACTAGTCTTAACCACTGCGTTGGACTCATtgctcatcttcctctcttatgtgatgatcTTCAAAACAGTGCTGAATGTCGTGTCCCATGCAGAGTGTCTCAGGGCCTTGAACACCTGCGTTTCCCACCTCTGTGCTGTCCTGCTCTTCTACATACCAGAGATTGGCTTGTCTGTGATACACAGATTTGGGAATAGCTCTTCTCACTTGCTTCAGTTTGTCCTGGGCTACTTCTATCTGCTGGTCCCACCGCTAATGAACCCCATCGTGTACAGCGTGAAAAGCAAACAACTTCGTGCAAGGATAATCAGGGTGTTCATCAACTGGAGG GCCTTTGCTCCATCTTTCCCCCCACAAGGCTTCatgctctgctcctcctcttaTCCTTGA